A genomic stretch from Bordetella sp. N includes:
- a CDS encoding ABC transporter ATP-binding protein: MLLDIQQLEAGYTAAPVLNGISIRVDTGQFVSVVGPNGAGKSTLFKTISGSVAARGGSIRFDGSDLLAVPIDRRPHLGIAHVPEGRQVFASMSVLENLEMGAYTEAGRRDWARNLERIHTWFPVLKQRSSQLAGTLSGGEQQMVAIGRGLASSPRLLMLDEPSMGLAPAVADFIFERLIDIRREANLTILLVEQRVAEALQYADHGYVLETGRVVLEGTHQTLQADDRVRRAYLGM; the protein is encoded by the coding sequence ATGCTGCTTGATATCCAGCAACTGGAAGCCGGCTACACCGCCGCGCCCGTGCTCAACGGCATATCCATCAGGGTCGACACGGGCCAGTTCGTGTCGGTCGTCGGCCCGAACGGCGCCGGCAAGAGCACCTTGTTCAAGACCATCTCCGGCAGCGTGGCCGCGCGCGGGGGCAGTATCCGCTTCGATGGCAGCGACCTGCTGGCGGTGCCCATCGACCGGCGCCCGCACCTGGGTATCGCGCATGTGCCCGAAGGGCGGCAGGTGTTCGCGTCCATGAGCGTCCTGGAAAACCTGGAAATGGGCGCCTACACGGAAGCCGGGCGGCGCGACTGGGCACGCAACCTGGAACGCATCCACACATGGTTCCCGGTGCTGAAGCAGCGCAGCAGCCAGCTGGCGGGCACCTTGTCGGGCGGCGAGCAGCAGATGGTGGCCATCGGTCGCGGGCTGGCATCGTCGCCCCGCCTGCTGATGCTGGACGAGCCGTCGATGGGCCTGGCGCCCGCCGTCGCCGACTTCATTTTTGAACGCCTGATCGACATACGCCGGGAAGCCAACCTGACCATCCTGCTGGTGGAGCAGCGGGTGGCGGAAGCCCTGCAATACGCCGATCACGGCTATGTGCTGGAAACCGGGCGCGTGGTGCTCGAAGGAACGCATCAGACGCTGCAGGCGGACGACCGTGTCCGCCGCGCCTACCTTGGGATGTAG
- a CDS encoding ATP-binding cassette domain-containing protein yields MRRLPTSLKLLLVAALYLAAALLVNNAYHQLIFTLVLVWACFGLSWNMLSGYTGLVSFGHAAFFGLGAYAAVLGQIYLGLSPWIMLPLAAVIGAVAGVLVGLPTFRLRGHYFALAMLAYPLALLYVFEWLGLQEVTFPMKRENPALYMQFADRHYYTVVGLVMLLVFVQITLYVERTRFGMALIAIKQNEAAAEAAGIDTLRWKLRAIALSGAIAGATGAFYAVVLLVVTPVSVFGMLVSAQALTVSMFGGVGSVWGPIIGAAILVPLGEILHAELGSTYPGIQGVILGVAIIAVILMAPEGVFWKLRDVLQRRRAMAADGGPAAARAAATMARAAADIAQINADAAAHPTGASPSTLPLRVAPAGDDIILDVQAVSRSFGGLKAVQDVSFKVRRGMILGIIGPNGAGKTTLFNLLNGFLRPDTGKVIVNGVDMAGRKPHVLCAAGVGRTFQVMRPFMRLTVAQNVKVGAYVRAKDEAEALELARQAIARVGLADCADKIAALLTTRELRLMELARAVAGQPQLLLLDETLAGLGHGEVDGIVDAIRALSADGVTVVIIEHTMQTMVRLVDEFLVLDHGQVLTRGDPQAITRDPQVVQAYLGKKWSAQHAA; encoded by the coding sequence ATGAGACGACTGCCGACCTCCCTGAAGCTCCTGCTGGTCGCGGCGCTCTACCTGGCCGCCGCGCTGCTGGTGAACAATGCCTATCACCAGCTGATCTTCACACTGGTGCTGGTGTGGGCCTGCTTCGGCCTGTCCTGGAACATGCTGAGCGGCTATACGGGCCTGGTTTCCTTCGGCCATGCGGCATTCTTCGGCCTGGGCGCCTACGCGGCCGTGCTCGGCCAGATCTATCTGGGCCTGTCGCCCTGGATCATGCTGCCGCTCGCAGCTGTCATCGGCGCCGTCGCGGGCGTGCTGGTGGGCCTGCCCACCTTTCGTCTGCGCGGGCATTACTTCGCCCTGGCCATGCTCGCCTATCCCCTGGCCTTGCTGTATGTGTTCGAGTGGCTGGGGCTGCAGGAGGTGACCTTCCCGATGAAGCGGGAGAACCCGGCCCTGTACATGCAGTTCGCAGACCGCCATTACTACACGGTGGTGGGGCTGGTCATGCTGCTGGTCTTCGTGCAGATCACCTTGTACGTCGAGCGCACCCGCTTCGGCATGGCGCTGATCGCCATCAAGCAGAACGAGGCGGCCGCGGAAGCCGCCGGCATCGACACCTTGCGCTGGAAACTGCGTGCCATCGCGCTGAGCGGCGCCATCGCAGGGGCCACCGGCGCTTTCTATGCCGTGGTGCTGCTGGTGGTGACGCCGGTGTCGGTGTTCGGCATGCTGGTGTCGGCGCAGGCGCTGACCGTGTCGATGTTCGGCGGGGTGGGATCGGTATGGGGCCCTATCATCGGAGCCGCGATTCTGGTGCCATTGGGCGAGATCCTGCACGCGGAGCTGGGCTCCACCTATCCAGGGATCCAGGGCGTGATCCTGGGCGTGGCCATCATCGCGGTGATCCTGATGGCCCCTGAGGGCGTGTTCTGGAAGTTGCGCGATGTCCTGCAGCGCCGCAGGGCGATGGCGGCTGACGGCGGACCCGCGGCAGCCAGGGCCGCGGCCACGATGGCGCGGGCGGCCGCGGACATCGCGCAGATCAATGCCGACGCGGCGGCCCATCCCACCGGCGCAAGCCCGTCCACGCTTCCGCTCCGGGTCGCCCCGGCCGGCGACGACATCATCCTGGACGTACAGGCCGTGTCGCGCAGCTTCGGCGGCCTCAAGGCCGTGCAGGACGTCAGCTTCAAGGTACGCCGCGGCATGATCCTGGGCATCATCGGACCCAACGGCGCGGGCAAGACCACGCTGTTCAATCTGCTCAACGGCTTTCTGCGTCCGGACACCGGCAAGGTGATCGTCAACGGCGTGGACATGGCCGGGCGCAAACCGCATGTGCTGTGCGCGGCAGGTGTGGGCCGCACCTTCCAGGTCATGCGCCCCTTCATGCGCCTGACCGTGGCACAGAACGTCAAGGTGGGTGCTTACGTGCGCGCCAAGGACGAGGCCGAGGCGCTGGAACTGGCGCGGCAGGCCATCGCCCGTGTGGGCCTGGCCGACTGCGCCGACAAGATCGCCGCGCTGCTGACCACGCGCGAACTGCGCCTGATGGAGCTGGCGCGGGCTGTTGCCGGCCAGCCGCAATTGCTGCTGCTGGATGAAACCCTGGCCGGCCTGGGCCATGGCGAAGTCGATGGCATCGTCGACGCCATCCGGGCGCTGTCGGCGGACGGCGTGACGGTAGTGATCATCGAGCACACCATGCAGACCATGGTGCGGCTGGTCGACGAATTCCTGGTGCTGGATCACGGCCAGGTCTTGACGCGCGGCGACCCGCAAGCCATCACGCGCGATCCCCAAGTGGTGCAGGCCTATCTGGGCAAGAAGTGGAGCGCACAGCATGCTGCTTGA
- a CDS encoding branched-chain amino acid ABC transporter permease gives MTDLQMHVEAFLQALTAGVLVGGLYGLMCVGLALIFGIMRVINFAQGDFMMLGMYVTYYFFILLGAQFLAGSAVAPYVSVLLAVPVMFVVGYLAHRLLISRVTGRRGAALDGDGHYAQLVLTLGIALILQNGGMMVFGPQLMSLRTPLSSSAWEIGPLWGDYVSVFANKGRVVAALISVAAIVVLGAVIARSRLGKALRASADNPVAASYMGIDVNRSYRIAFALGTSVTALAGGLLATNFPFHPFVGLEYVIIMYAGVVLGGIGSIFGAFWGGMVIGLVQQLSALVLPMQLQNAAIFVFFLLIVMLRPQGLFGRVSERT, from the coding sequence ATGACTGATCTGCAAATGCACGTGGAGGCCTTCCTGCAGGCCCTCACCGCCGGCGTGCTGGTGGGCGGCCTGTATGGATTGATGTGCGTCGGCCTGGCGCTGATCTTCGGCATCATGCGCGTCATCAATTTCGCCCAGGGCGATTTCATGATGCTGGGCATGTACGTGACCTACTACTTCTTCATCCTGCTGGGCGCGCAGTTCCTGGCGGGATCGGCGGTGGCGCCCTATGTGTCGGTGCTGCTCGCCGTGCCCGTGATGTTCGTGGTGGGTTATCTGGCGCACCGGCTGCTGATCTCCCGGGTGACGGGGCGCCGTGGCGCCGCGCTGGACGGCGACGGCCACTATGCCCAGCTGGTGCTGACCTTGGGCATCGCCCTGATCCTGCAGAACGGCGGCATGATGGTGTTCGGCCCGCAACTGATGTCCCTGCGCACGCCGCTGTCGAGCAGCGCCTGGGAGATCGGCCCGCTGTGGGGCGACTATGTCAGCGTCTTTGCCAACAAGGGCCGCGTGGTGGCCGCCCTGATTTCCGTGGCGGCCATCGTCGTGCTGGGCGCCGTGATCGCGCGCAGCCGGCTGGGCAAGGCCTTGCGGGCGTCAGCCGACAATCCCGTCGCCGCGTCCTATATGGGTATCGACGTCAATCGCTCGTATCGCATCGCCTTCGCCCTGGGCACCAGCGTGACGGCGCTGGCGGGCGGCCTGCTGGCGACCAATTTCCCGTTCCATCCCTTCGTCGGCCTGGAGTACGTGATCATCATGTACGCGGGTGTGGTGCTGGGCGGCATAGGCAGCATCTTCGGCGCGTTCTGGGGTGGCATGGTGATCGGGCTGGTGCAGCAGCTGTCGGCGCTGGTCCTGCCCATGCAGTTGCAGAACGCCGCGATCTTCGTCTTCTTCCTGCTGATCGTGATGCTGCGGCCGCAGGGGCTGTTCGGCCGTGTTTCGGAGCGCACCTGA
- a CDS encoding SDR family NAD(P)-dependent oxidoreductase: MGVLEGKVAVITGGAGGIGLEIARAYLREGAKVGLLDISEAKLADARRELPDAQVLACDISNRAQVRQVIDAYVQQAGGLDVLVNNAAYFFYAPLVDMPEDQVDKMIDVGFKGALWSLQAATPHLIARGGGAVINLSSVAVSVSIKNAAVYSSIKGALDTLTRQQAVELGGHGIRVNALAPGPVVTPGASSVISAEGWETRRQRTPLNRLASGADIGGVAVFLASDAGANIAGVTLKVDGALTVVGY; the protein is encoded by the coding sequence ATGGGAGTGTTGGAAGGAAAGGTCGCGGTCATCACGGGCGGCGCCGGCGGCATCGGCCTGGAGATCGCGCGAGCCTATCTGCGCGAGGGCGCCAAGGTAGGTCTGCTGGACATCAGCGAGGCCAAGCTGGCCGACGCGCGGCGTGAACTGCCGGACGCCCAGGTGCTGGCCTGCGATATCTCCAACCGCGCGCAGGTACGCCAGGTCATCGATGCCTACGTTCAGCAGGCAGGCGGGTTGGATGTCCTGGTGAACAACGCGGCCTATTTCTTCTATGCGCCGCTGGTGGACATGCCCGAAGACCAGGTCGACAAGATGATAGACGTGGGCTTCAAGGGCGCCTTGTGGTCCTTGCAGGCGGCCACTCCTCACCTGATCGCACGCGGCGGCGGCGCCGTCATCAATCTGTCGTCGGTGGCTGTGTCGGTATCGATCAAGAACGCGGCAGTCTACAGCTCCATCAAGGGCGCCCTCGATACCCTGACCCGGCAGCAGGCCGTGGAACTGGGTGGGCATGGCATCCGCGTCAACGCGCTGGCGCCGGGACCCGTGGTGACGCCGGGCGCCAGCTCCGTGATTTCCGCGGAAGGCTGGGAGACCCGCCGGCAACGCACGCCCCTGAACCGCCTGGCCTCCGGCGCCGACATCGGCGGCGTGGCCGTGTTTCTGGCCTCGGACGCCGGCGCCAACATCGCTGGTGTCACGCTCAAGGTGGATGGCGCCTTGACCGTGGTCGGTTACTGA
- a CDS encoding N-acyl homoserine lactonase family protein, translating to MSTAPHRHPDPFEVYAIRYAHHANRHAADNYLGPVDFHDADSALDYFVWVLRRGQEVYLVDTGFGEEAATQRGRQLLLRPAQGLALLNIDPKSIRDIIITHLHYDHAGTLGDFPAATLHVQDAEVNFATGRCMCHPTMRNAYDIEDVVGFVRKVYADRVKFHRGTVELASGLSLHLVGGHTAGLQIVRVYTQRGWVVLASDATHLYGNIGRNAPFPLVHNVADMLEGYGIVRAMADSEAHIVPGHDPQVMQRYPAPNAQLQSKVVRLDVAPSA from the coding sequence ATGAGCACCGCGCCCCATCGTCATCCCGACCCGTTCGAGGTCTACGCCATCCGCTACGCCCATCACGCCAATCGCCATGCCGCGGACAACTATCTGGGCCCTGTCGATTTCCATGACGCCGATTCCGCCCTCGACTACTTCGTCTGGGTCCTGCGCCGGGGCCAGGAGGTCTATCTGGTCGATACCGGCTTCGGTGAAGAAGCCGCCACGCAACGGGGCCGCCAACTGCTGCTGCGCCCCGCGCAGGGGCTGGCGCTGCTGAACATCGACCCCAAGTCCATCCGCGACATCATCATCACCCACCTGCACTACGACCACGCCGGCACCTTGGGCGACTTCCCCGCGGCGACGCTGCATGTGCAGGACGCCGAGGTCAACTTCGCCACCGGCCGCTGCATGTGCCATCCGACCATGCGCAATGCCTATGACATCGAGGACGTGGTCGGCTTCGTCCGCAAGGTCTACGCCGATCGCGTCAAATTCCACCGCGGCACCGTGGAGCTGGCATCCGGCCTGTCGCTGCATCTGGTCGGCGGCCACACCGCCGGCCTGCAGATCGTGCGCGTGTACACGCAGCGCGGCTGGGTGGTGCTGGCGTCCGACGCCACGCATCTGTACGGCAACATCGGCCGCAACGCGCCCTTCCCCCTGGTCCACAACGTCGCCGACATGCTGGAAGGCTATGGCATCGTGCGCGCCATGGCCGACTCCGAAGCCCACATCGTGCCGGGCCATGATCCGCAGGTCATGCAACGCTATCCCGCGCCCAATGCCCAACTCCAAAGCAAGGTCGTGCGGCTGGATGTCGCTCCCTCCGCTTGA
- a CDS encoding NAD(P)-dependent oxidoreductase — protein sequence MSETIYGFIGLGNMGGPMAGRLLDAGCKLHVTDSNPDVVKRLAARGAVAHDSAKSVGDAVDVVFLSLPDGKVVEKVVGGDKGLAQASRAKCVVDLSTIGPAAARRAFDILAAQKIEYVDAPISGGVGGAERGTLAIMVACPSARYESLTSVLGNFGKPFYLGTDAGQAQVMKLANNLLSATAVAITAEAMALGVKAGLDPSVMIDVINAGSGRNSATVDKFPKAVLTGTFNVGFAARLAHKDVRLCLEEAESRGVPMVVGSSVREMLVVTEAVCGKDADYSDVARVVEDWAGVKVRAKK from the coding sequence ATGAGCGAGACGATTTACGGATTCATCGGGTTGGGCAATATGGGCGGTCCCATGGCGGGACGCCTGCTGGATGCCGGCTGCAAGCTCCACGTGACGGACAGCAATCCGGACGTGGTGAAACGTTTGGCGGCACGCGGCGCCGTGGCGCATGACTCCGCCAAGAGCGTCGGCGACGCGGTCGACGTGGTGTTCCTGAGCCTGCCCGACGGCAAGGTGGTGGAGAAGGTCGTGGGCGGCGACAAGGGTCTGGCCCAGGCCAGCCGGGCCAAATGCGTCGTGGACCTGTCCACCATCGGTCCGGCGGCGGCGCGGCGTGCTTTCGATATCCTGGCCGCGCAGAAAATCGAATACGTGGACGCGCCCATCAGCGGTGGCGTGGGCGGGGCCGAGCGCGGCACCTTGGCGATCATGGTGGCGTGCCCGTCGGCGCGATACGAATCCCTGACGTCGGTGTTGGGCAATTTCGGCAAGCCTTTTTATCTGGGCACGGATGCGGGCCAGGCCCAGGTGATGAAGCTGGCGAACAACCTGCTGTCGGCGACGGCCGTGGCCATCACCGCCGAGGCCATGGCGCTGGGCGTGAAGGCCGGCCTGGATCCCAGCGTCATGATCGACGTCATCAATGCCGGCTCCGGCCGCAATTCCGCCACCGTGGACAAGTTCCCCAAGGCGGTGCTGACCGGCACCTTCAACGTGGGCTTCGCCGCGCGCCTGGCGCACAAGGATGTACGCCTGTGCCTGGAGGAGGCTGAATCGCGTGGCGTGCCGATGGTGGTCGGGTCGTCCGTGCGGGAGATGCTGGTGGTGACGGAGGCGGTCTGCGGCAAGGACGCGGATTATTCGGACGTTGCCCGTGTTGTCGAAGACTGGGCCGGCGTAAAAGTCCGCGCCAAGAAATAG
- a CDS encoding tripartite tricarboxylate transporter substrate binding protein, with amino-acid sequence MKRRIAAALAAMALCLGPALLQTASAKDAFPSKPVTIIVGVAPGGSLDALARLVATELGKVTGGTFVVENVTGAGGLLGFQRMARSAPDGYTLMFSNQSMVLIPILYPKADLDIVRDTTAVGTVANVPMVLSVSNQSGIKDLPSMLAGMRAGEHKLNFGSGGPGTTAHLAEALFLQMAGVKAELIQYRGSGPAISDLIGGQIQAVLDQTVTMLPLHNGKQIKAIAVASKTRLPQMPDVPTFAEGGVPQFDLQIWNGLVGPKGMPKDVVDKLSEAITKAVQTPEFRERIDTLASRIPSAEERSPATFTKALQRDQQQFSDLAKKIGLEAR; translated from the coding sequence ATGAAACGACGCATCGCAGCAGCACTGGCCGCCATGGCTCTGTGCCTGGGCCCGGCCCTGCTTCAAACGGCCTCGGCCAAGGACGCATTCCCATCCAAGCCGGTCACGATCATCGTGGGCGTGGCGCCCGGCGGCAGCCTGGACGCGCTGGCCCGGCTGGTGGCGACCGAGCTGGGCAAGGTCACTGGCGGCACCTTCGTGGTGGAGAACGTCACGGGCGCGGGGGGCCTGCTGGGTTTCCAGAGAATGGCCCGGTCCGCGCCGGATGGCTACACCCTGATGTTCAGCAACCAGTCCATGGTGCTGATCCCCATTCTGTACCCCAAGGCGGACCTGGACATCGTTCGCGATACCACGGCCGTCGGCACGGTGGCCAACGTGCCCATGGTGCTGAGCGTGAGCAACCAGAGCGGCATCAAGGATCTGCCGTCCATGCTGGCGGGCATGCGCGCTGGTGAGCACAAGCTGAACTTCGGTTCGGGCGGCCCCGGCACCACCGCTCACCTGGCCGAGGCGCTGTTCCTGCAGATGGCCGGCGTGAAGGCGGAACTGATCCAGTATCGCGGGTCCGGCCCGGCCATCTCCGACCTGATCGGTGGCCAGATCCAGGCGGTGCTCGACCAGACGGTCACCATGCTGCCCTTGCACAACGGCAAGCAGATCAAGGCCATCGCCGTCGCGTCGAAGACGCGCCTGCCGCAGATGCCCGATGTGCCCACCTTTGCCGAAGGTGGCGTGCCGCAGTTCGATCTGCAAATATGGAACGGTCTTGTCGGCCCCAAGGGCATGCCCAAGGACGTCGTGGATAAACTCTCCGAGGCGATCACCAAAGCGGTCCAGACGCCCGAGTTCCGCGAGCGCATCGATACCCTGGCCTCGCGTATCCCGTCGGCCGAGGAACGCAGCCCGGCGACCTTCACCAAGGCGCTGCAAAGAGACCAGCAGCAATTCAGCGATCTGGCCAAGAAGATCGGGCTGGAAGCGCGTTAA
- a CDS encoding MmgE/PrpD family protein, producing MQSPSMTPPLARRLADLVLATRTDDLPAVALEHAKMSLASTLASAAAGYRIESACIIRDLELRDSGEEMATVWFHGGRLPLANAARVNAVASDAAASDDSDMRSIAHIGTIISSVALAVAEREGSSGRAVLAAMVLGYEIAGRIDESLTPVRMQRGFHGSYSTVFGACVVAGLLLRLDAGQMAHAIGLSATSIGGMAIAADTSWAREYHAGMAASAGIRAALAAQRGFESELAVLERPRGFLDALGGQAREDIVRDWGESWDIVTDMAIKLMPGAHPFHATAEAAVDAARAGKVKPGDVARIVVSAAVQWTNFKGDPHPRNLVDAAHSLHYFVAAAIVDGGFAWQHMDENKMADPVIGALQDKVEFDPDPPPLPDRFPHRHGGTVTIHMKDGAVHRATCTMPRGSGARGIAWSDVEDKFLHLFPQAGLPAAATGSCLNAVKHLDSADSIGLLARLLSGR from the coding sequence GTGCAATCTCCCTCCATGACGCCCCCGCTGGCGCGTCGGCTGGCCGACCTCGTCCTGGCGACTCGTACCGATGATCTTCCGGCCGTGGCCCTCGAACATGCCAAGATGAGCCTGGCAAGCACCTTGGCCAGCGCCGCGGCGGGTTACCGCATCGAGTCGGCATGCATCATCCGTGACCTCGAACTGCGCGACAGCGGCGAAGAAATGGCCACCGTCTGGTTCCACGGCGGTCGGCTGCCGCTGGCCAACGCCGCCCGGGTCAACGCGGTCGCCAGCGACGCCGCCGCCTCGGACGACAGCGACATGCGCAGCATTGCGCATATCGGCACCATCATCTCCAGCGTGGCGCTGGCCGTGGCGGAACGCGAAGGGTCCAGCGGCCGCGCGGTACTGGCCGCCATGGTGCTGGGCTACGAGATCGCCGGCCGCATCGACGAGTCCCTGACGCCGGTGCGCATGCAGCGCGGCTTCCATGGTTCCTACTCCACGGTGTTCGGCGCCTGCGTCGTTGCGGGCCTGCTGCTGCGTCTGGATGCCGGGCAGATGGCGCATGCGATCGGCTTGTCGGCCACGTCGATCGGCGGCATGGCGATCGCCGCTGACACCAGCTGGGCGCGCGAGTATCACGCGGGCATGGCGGCGAGCGCGGGCATACGCGCCGCGCTGGCCGCGCAGCGGGGCTTCGAGAGCGAGCTGGCGGTACTGGAACGCCCCCGCGGCTTCCTCGATGCGCTGGGCGGCCAGGCGCGCGAGGACATCGTGCGCGATTGGGGCGAGTCCTGGGACATCGTCACCGACATGGCCATCAAGCTGATGCCGGGCGCGCATCCCTTCCATGCCACCGCCGAGGCCGCCGTGGACGCCGCGCGCGCGGGCAAGGTCAAGCCGGGCGACGTGGCGCGCATCGTCGTGTCGGCGGCCGTGCAATGGACCAACTTCAAGGGCGATCCCCACCCGCGCAATCTGGTCGACGCCGCCCACAGCCTGCACTACTTCGTGGCCGCGGCCATCGTCGACGGCGGCTTCGCCTGGCAGCACATGGACGAGAACAAGATGGCCGACCCCGTGATCGGCGCGCTGCAGGACAAGGTCGAGTTCGATCCCGATCCGCCGCCGCTGCCGGACCGCTTCCCTCATCGGCATGGCGGCACCGTCACCATACATATGAAGGATGGCGCCGTGCATCGCGCCACCTGCACGATGCCGCGTGGCTCCGGCGCGCGCGGCATCGCATGGTCCGACGTCGAGGACAAGTTTCTGCATCTATTCCCGCAAGCCGGCCTGCCGGCCGCTGCGACTGGAAGCTGCCTGAACGCGGTCAAACATCTGGATAGTGCCGACTCCATCGGTTTGCTGGCACGCCTGCTAAGCGGACGTTGA
- a CDS encoding tripartite tricarboxylate transporter substrate binding protein, with protein sequence MDKRSRRQALACALFPFALGALWTVRAEAAYPDHPIKLIVPFAAGSAADTLSRAVAQALAEQLGQPLVVDNKGGAGGTIGTMDIARAKPDGYTLGIAAQGTFVNNQVLYSAPGYDSIKDFSFISEIADVQNLWVVSEKSPYQTAKALLDAIKTKPGETFRYSSSGVGTSHHIAGATVAKYLNKPLMHVPYTGAPQGLSAILSGDVDMGFYNLPAAIGLVKSGKLRPLAVTGPKRSTLLPEVPTVAESGLKDYSVTLWWGLVGPSGLPSDVSARLYGALDKVMSNPALRDKLIGQGFTLPDTPIPKPAAFQELVRQDLAKWVPVLKELGTAAQ encoded by the coding sequence ATGGACAAGCGTTCGCGCCGCCAGGCCTTGGCCTGCGCGCTGTTTCCCTTCGCCCTGGGCGCCCTGTGGACCGTGCGCGCCGAGGCCGCCTATCCCGACCACCCCATCAAGCTGATCGTGCCCTTCGCCGCCGGCAGCGCCGCCGACACGTTGTCGCGCGCGGTGGCGCAGGCGCTGGCCGAGCAGTTGGGTCAACCTCTGGTGGTGGACAACAAGGGCGGCGCCGGCGGAACCATCGGGACCATGGACATCGCCCGGGCCAAGCCCGACGGCTACACGCTGGGAATCGCCGCCCAGGGCACCTTCGTCAACAACCAGGTGTTGTACAGCGCGCCGGGCTACGACTCCATCAAGGACTTCAGCTTCATCAGCGAGATCGCTGACGTGCAGAACCTGTGGGTAGTATCCGAGAAGTCGCCGTACCAGACCGCCAAGGCGCTGCTTGATGCCATCAAGACCAAGCCGGGCGAAACCTTCCGCTATTCGTCCAGCGGCGTGGGCACGAGCCACCATATCGCCGGCGCCACGGTGGCGAAGTACCTGAACAAGCCCCTCATGCACGTGCCTTATACGGGCGCGCCGCAAGGCTTGAGCGCCATACTCAGCGGCGACGTGGATATGGGTTTCTATAACCTGCCCGCGGCCATCGGCCTGGTGAAGTCGGGCAAGCTGCGGCCGCTGGCGGTGACCGGTCCCAAGCGCTCGACGCTGCTGCCTGAAGTGCCCACCGTGGCGGAGAGCGGTCTCAAGGACTACTCGGTGACGCTCTGGTGGGGGCTGGTGGGGCCATCTGGACTGCCCTCCGACGTATCGGCGCGCCTGTACGGCGCGCTGGACAAGGTCATGAGCAATCCCGCGCTGCGCGACAAGTTGATCGGTCAGGGCTTCACCCTGCCGGATACGCCGATACCCAAGCCCGCGGCTTTCCAGGAACTGGTAAGGCAGGACCTGGCCAAGTGGGTGCCCGTGCTCAAGGAGCTGGGCACGGCGGCGCAGTAA
- a CDS encoding LysR substrate-binding domain-containing protein, with protein MHKLRNRLAPLRVLDAVHRGGGVSRAAELLHITPGAVSHQLRRLEADLGVQLVQKDGRDIGFTSAGEELAAEAALLFDQLESVLAKAADAGANRRIRVKVIPSLAIKWLMPRLGSLYARHGNIDIEVATVSRADDTDLHNADFVVRCGSGDWPGLRADLLFPDELVLACAPAMAERLRRPEDVLNETLLKSMIAPDGWDRWLHSIGLTARPDTRFLPLANAVLCLQAAAEGLGIAVTQRAYITQDFATGQLVQPLAHSALSGNGYYLVSDPARAAIKPFSTFAEWIVSVR; from the coding sequence ATGCACAAGCTCAGAAACCGTCTCGCCCCTTTGCGTGTCCTGGATGCCGTACACCGTGGAGGCGGTGTAAGCCGCGCGGCCGAATTGCTGCACATCACGCCGGGCGCGGTCAGCCATCAGTTGCGCCGGCTGGAGGCGGATCTAGGTGTGCAACTCGTCCAAAAGGATGGCCGCGACATCGGCTTCACGTCAGCGGGCGAGGAACTGGCGGCGGAGGCGGCCCTGTTGTTCGACCAGCTGGAGTCGGTATTGGCCAAGGCGGCCGACGCGGGGGCTAACCGCCGGATCCGGGTCAAGGTCATCCCCAGCCTTGCCATCAAATGGCTGATGCCGCGCCTGGGTTCCCTGTATGCGCGGCATGGCAACATCGACATCGAGGTCGCCACGGTGTCCCGGGCGGACGATACCGACCTGCACAACGCCGACTTCGTAGTGCGCTGCGGCAGCGGTGATTGGCCGGGACTGCGGGCCGACCTGCTGTTCCCGGATGAACTGGTGCTGGCCTGCGCGCCGGCCATGGCCGAACGCTTGCGCCGTCCAGAGGACGTGCTGAACGAAACCTTGTTGAAGTCGATGATCGCGCCGGATGGCTGGGACCGCTGGCTACACTCCATCGGGCTGACGGCGCGACCCGATACCCGCTTCCTGCCGCTGGCCAATGCCGTGCTGTGCCTGCAGGCCGCCGCCGAAGGCCTGGGCATCGCCGTGACGCAGCGCGCTTACATCACCCAGGATTTCGCCACCGGGCAGCTGGTGCAGCCGCTGGCGCACAGCGCGCTTAGCGGCAATGGCTATTACCTGGTCAGCGATCCAGCGCGCGCGGCGATCAAGCCTTTCAGCACTTTCGCGGAATGGATAGTCAGCGTCAGGTAA